In Ipomoea triloba cultivar NCNSP0323 chromosome 7, ASM357664v1, a single genomic region encodes these proteins:
- the LOC116024528 gene encoding protein DETOXIFICATION 29-like: MADDNTKQPLLSPAGDDHVVGLADDEFLLRPSLASFRSSFVPDPDDIAPITGARDFFREFKVESRKLWYLAGPAVFTSLCQYSLGAITQTFAGHLSTIDLAAVTVENSVIAGFSFGVMLGMGSALETLCGQAFGAGQIDMLGVYMQRSWVILNATAVILTALYVAAAPFLRLIGQTEEISAAAGRMALYMIPQLYAYAMNFPIAKFLQAQSKMMVMAWVSGAAIAMHTLLSWLLMLRLRWGLAGAAAVLNFSWWFIVVAQLVYIFSGACGRAWSGFSPKAFQNLWSFVRLSLASAVMLCLETWYFMALVLFAGYLKNAEVAVDALSICTNILGWAVMVAIGLNAAISVRVSNELGAGHPRTAKFSVVVVVMSSFVLGVLISAVLLIFRRQYPALFADDEVVKALVYNLTPLLATCIVVSNIQPTLSGVAIGGGWQALVAYVNIACYYLLGIPAGLIMGYVLNMGLEGIWYGMLGGTVVQTLVLFWIVYKTNWNKEASIAADRIKQWAGEPEIKEVD; encoded by the exons ATGGCGGATGATAACACAAAGCAGCCTTTGCTTTCCCCCGCCGGAGACGACCACGTCGTCGGTCTCGCCGACGACGAGTTTCTTCTCCGGCCATCACTCGCCTCCTTCAGGTCCTCGTTCGTCCCCGACCCCGATGACATCGCTCCGATCACCGGAGCCCGCGATTTCTTCCGGGAGTTCAAGGTGGAGTCGAGAAAGCTATGGTACCTCGCCGGCCCCGCCGTCTTCACTTCTCTTTGCCAGTACTCCCTAGGCGCCATCACCCAGACCTTCGCCGGCCATCTCTCCACTATTGACCTCGCCGCCGTCACCGTCGAGAACTCCGTCATCGCCGGCTTCTCATTCGGCGTCATG TTGGGAATGGGGAGTGCGTTAGAGACGCTATGCGGGCAGGCGTTTGGGGCGGGGCAAATAGACATGCTAGGAGTGTATATGCAGCGGTCGTGGGTGATCCTGAACGCCACGGCGGTGATATTGACGGCGCTGTACGTGGCGGCGGCGCCGTTTCTGCGGCTGATCGGACAGACGGAGGAGATATCGGCGGCGGCGGGGAGGATGGCGCTGTACATGATCCCGCAGCTGTACGCGTACGCCATGAATTTCCCCATCGCCAAATTCCTGCAGGCGCAGAGCAAGATGATGGTGATGGCGTGGGTCTCCGGCGCCGCCATCGCGATGCACACGCTCCTCAGCTGGCTCCTCATGCTGCGCCTCCGCTGGGGCCtcgccggcgccgccgccgtCCTCAATTTCTCCTGGTGGTTCATCGTCGTGGCTCAGCTCGTCTACATTTTCAGCGGCGCATGTGGCCGCGCCTGGTCCGGCTTCTCCCCCAAAGCCTTTCAGAATCTTTGGAGCTTTGTCAGATTGTCACTTGCCTCCGCAGTCATGCTTtg CTTAGAGACGTGGTATTTTATGGCATTAGTCCTCTTTGCTGGCTATCTGAAGAATGCTGAGGTTGCGGTGGATGCCTTGTCCATTTG CACAAATATACTTGGTTGGGCAGTCATGGTAGCCATTGGATTGAATGCAGCGATAAG TGTTAGAGTGTCAAACGAACTAGGCGCGGGCCATCCAAGAACGGCGAAATTCTCGGTGGTGGTGGTTGTAATGTCGTCGTTCGTGCTCGGCGTCCTCATCTCCGCCGTCCTGTTAATCTTCCGGCGGCAGTACCCGGCGCTGTTCGCCGACGATGAGGTCGTCAAGGCTCTCGTCTACAACCTAACGCCGTTGCTCGCCACCTGCATCGTCGTTAGCAACATCCAGCCGACTCTCTCCG GGGTCGCCATTGGAGGAGGATGGCAAGCTTTAGTTGCCTACGTCAATATTGCATGCTACTATTTGTTAGGAATTCCGGCAGGTTTAATAATGGGCTACGTTCTCAACATGGGTCTTGAA GGTATATGGTATGGAATGCTTGGGGGAACTGTGGTACAAACATTAGTCCTCTTCTGGATAGTCTACAAAACCAACTGGAATAAAGAG GCTTCCATTGCAGCAGACAGGATAAAGCAGTGGGCTGGAGAGCCCGAGATAAAAGAGGTCGATTGA